The Pocillopora verrucosa isolate sample1 chromosome 14, ASM3666991v2, whole genome shotgun sequence genome has a segment encoding these proteins:
- the LOC131771176 gene encoding uncharacterized protein, whose protein sequence is MLSMLSACILLVTSITVFSMTSAATIASSSGFCMHGAKPVYPGESVALQDCQYKCKCVVNEGYSFFMCEPLCERYYDQITCSDGQEAIMELEETSVPECKCPKYECPPERFSVSHFIDYGIDGDGFFEPEFYEEGESPYYE, encoded by the exons ATGTTATCAATGTTGTCAGCTTGTATCCTATTGGTTACTTCCATAACCGTGTTCTCCATGACGTCAGCAGCTACCATTGCTTCCTCTTCTG GTTTCTGCATGCATGGAGCCAAACCAGTATACCCTGGAGAGTCAGTTGCCCTTCAGGATTGCCAATACAAGTGCAAATGTGTGGTCAATGAAGGTTATTCATTCTTCATGTGTGAACCTCTTTGCGAGAGGTACTATGACCAGATCACGTGTTCTGATGGACAGGAAGCTATCATGGAACTTGAGGAGACATCAGTTCCTGAATGTAAATGCCCTAAATACGAATGTCCACCGGAGAGATTTTCCGTGTCTCACTTTATAGA ttACGGAATTGACGGGGATGGGTTTTTTGAACCAGAATTCTATGAGGAAGGTGAAAGTCCTTACTATGAATGA